The Labilithrix sp. genome includes a window with the following:
- the mutS gene encoding DNA mismatch repair protein MutS translates to MNGGKTGHGADTPVMKQYLASKAQYPDAILFFRLGDFYELFFEDAVVAARVLDLTLTSRNKNADEPIAMAGVPYHAAAGYIQKLLDQGFKVAIAEQMADPAKTKGIVPREVVRIATPALAYDDSALDARKNLFLMGIDVDERDRVGVAVLDFSTGTLEACEAESAEAAIAEIVRLDPREVLVRAPKLLAEVRASLPRATVREEAADLDLASAIALLDDVLGKGKARKACASDVALRAAARCVALAKICEPGKKLPLAKLAEYTLGDTLVLDDATQRHLELVRTMDGETKGSLLEQIDATKTAPGARLLRRRLLAPRTRVVEIRRRLDGVELFVTQPGLRSDVRARLAKIADVERLAVKLAIDRIGPRELASLRSSLAELPGLDDALKACPDKGAREALEISDDLVGSGGAERVFARRPPAGELERAEPSRTRKAFVDRCEDVHDLLARAIADEPPIRASEGNVFRDGFDAELDEARVLAKDGQRLIVDLETRCREEAQIPSLKLRYTRVFGWYIEVTKSHLAKVPKAWRRKQTIATGERFTCDELDDLADKLAHAEERLSSREAELWSALVKDLAVHDERLRAVANRLATIDVASALAEVAHRDDYTRPEVDDSLALDLVDARHPVVERLAAAGRFVPNDVTLDASPDAAADRSRLWIVTGPNMAGKSTFMRQVALAVVLAHTGSFVPARSARIGVVDRVLTRVGASDNLARGESTFMVEMKETANIVKCATRRSLVVLDEIGRGTSTYDGLSIAWAVAEHLHDVVGCRALFATHYHELTELAETSARAENFSVSAREHAGTIVFFHKVQRGAASRSYGVACARLAGLPENVLARAKAILEGLETTASLPTGGSSRGVRKRKNEDQLGLFAAAPRAPERPADPALDMLRALDIDRLTPIEALTTLAKLKDLAKSE, encoded by the coding sequence ATGAATGGCGGCAAGACCGGGCACGGGGCCGACACTCCCGTGATGAAGCAGTACCTCGCGTCGAAGGCGCAGTATCCCGACGCGATCCTGTTCTTTCGTCTCGGCGACTTCTACGAGCTCTTCTTCGAAGACGCCGTCGTCGCCGCGCGCGTGCTCGACCTCACCCTGACGAGCCGCAACAAGAACGCGGACGAGCCGATCGCGATGGCGGGCGTCCCGTACCACGCCGCCGCCGGCTACATCCAGAAGCTCCTCGATCAGGGCTTCAAGGTCGCGATCGCCGAGCAGATGGCCGATCCCGCGAAGACGAAGGGGATCGTCCCGCGCGAGGTCGTGCGCATCGCGACGCCCGCGCTCGCCTACGACGACTCCGCCCTCGACGCGCGGAAGAACCTCTTCCTCATGGGGATCGACGTCGACGAGCGCGATCGGGTCGGCGTCGCGGTCCTCGACTTTTCGACCGGCACGCTCGAGGCGTGCGAGGCGGAGAGCGCCGAGGCGGCGATCGCGGAGATCGTGCGCCTCGATCCGCGCGAGGTCCTCGTCCGCGCGCCGAAGCTGCTCGCCGAGGTGCGGGCCAGCTTGCCGCGCGCCACCGTGCGCGAAGAGGCGGCCGACCTCGATCTCGCGAGCGCGATCGCCCTCCTCGACGACGTGCTCGGCAAGGGCAAGGCGCGGAAGGCGTGTGCGAGCGACGTCGCGCTCCGCGCCGCCGCGCGCTGCGTCGCGCTCGCGAAGATCTGCGAGCCCGGCAAGAAGCTCCCGCTCGCGAAGCTCGCCGAGTACACGCTCGGCGACACGCTCGTCCTCGACGACGCGACGCAGCGGCACCTCGAGCTCGTCCGGACGATGGATGGGGAGACGAAGGGCTCGCTCCTCGAGCAGATCGACGCGACGAAGACCGCCCCCGGCGCGCGGCTCCTGCGCCGCCGCCTCCTCGCGCCGCGCACGCGCGTCGTCGAGATCCGGCGCCGCCTCGACGGGGTCGAGCTCTTCGTCACCCAGCCCGGCCTCCGCAGCGACGTCCGCGCGCGGCTCGCGAAGATCGCCGACGTCGAGCGGCTCGCGGTGAAGCTCGCGATCGACCGCATCGGCCCGCGCGAGCTCGCCTCGCTCCGCAGCTCGCTCGCCGAGCTCCCCGGCCTCGACGACGCGCTGAAGGCGTGCCCCGACAAAGGCGCGCGCGAGGCGCTCGAGATATCGGACGATCTCGTGGGGTCCGGGGGCGCGGAGCGCGTCTTCGCGCGACGGCCCCCGGCGGGAGAGCTCGAGAGGGCAGAGCCCTCTCGAACCAGAAAAGCCTTCGTCGATCGCTGCGAGGACGTGCACGACCTGCTCGCGCGCGCGATCGCGGACGAGCCGCCGATCCGCGCGAGCGAGGGGAACGTGTTCCGCGACGGCTTCGACGCGGAGCTCGACGAGGCGCGCGTGCTCGCGAAGGACGGGCAGCGCCTCATCGTCGACCTCGAGACGCGGTGCCGGGAGGAGGCGCAGATCCCGTCGCTGAAGCTGCGTTATACACGCGTCTTCGGCTGGTACATCGAGGTGACGAAGAGCCACCTCGCGAAGGTGCCGAAGGCGTGGCGGCGCAAGCAGACGATCGCGACCGGGGAGCGCTTCACCTGCGACGAGCTCGACGACCTCGCCGACAAGCTCGCGCACGCGGAGGAGCGGCTCTCGTCGCGCGAGGCCGAGCTCTGGTCGGCGCTGGTGAAGGACCTCGCCGTGCACGACGAGCGGCTCCGCGCGGTCGCGAACCGGCTCGCCACGATCGACGTCGCGAGCGCGCTCGCGGAGGTCGCGCACCGCGACGACTACACGCGGCCCGAGGTCGACGACTCGCTCGCGCTCGACCTCGTCGACGCGCGCCACCCCGTCGTCGAGCGCCTCGCCGCGGCGGGCCGCTTCGTCCCGAACGACGTCACCCTCGACGCGTCCCCCGACGCCGCGGCGGACCGCTCGCGCCTCTGGATCGTCACCGGCCCGAACATGGCCGGCAAGTCGACGTTCATGCGTCAGGTCGCGCTCGCGGTCGTGCTCGCGCACACGGGCTCGTTCGTCCCGGCGCGGAGCGCGCGCATCGGCGTCGTCGATCGCGTCCTCACGCGCGTCGGCGCGAGCGACAACCTCGCGCGCGGCGAGAGCACCTTCATGGTCGAGATGAAGGAGACCGCGAACATCGTGAAGTGCGCGACGCGGCGCTCGCTCGTCGTCCTCGACGAGATCGGCCGCGGGACGAGCACCTACGACGGCCTCTCGATCGCGTGGGCGGTCGCGGAGCACCTCCACGACGTGGTCGGCTGCCGCGCGCTCTTCGCGACGCACTACCACGAGCTCACCGAGCTCGCGGAGACGTCGGCGCGCGCGGAGAACTTCAGCGTGAGCGCGCGCGAGCACGCCGGCACGATCGTCTTCTTCCACAAGGTCCAGCGCGGCGCGGCCTCGCGCAGCTACGGCGTCGCGTGCGCGCGGCTCGCGGGGCTCCCCGAGAACGTGCTCGCGCGCGCGAAGGCGATCCTCGAGGGGCTCGAGACGACGGCGTCGCTCCCGACCGGCGGCTCCTCGCGCGGGGTGCGGAAGCGCAAGAACGAGGACCAGCTCGGCCTCTTCGCCGCGGCGCCGCGGGCTCCGGAGCGACCCGCCGATCCCGCGCTCGACATGCTGCGCGCGCTCGACATCGATCGCCTCACGCCGATCGAGGCGCTCACGACGCTCGCGAAGCTCAAGGACCTTGCCAAATCGGAGTAG
- a CDS encoding DMT family transporter: protein MPNRSRSFGYALVAVAATGWGTWPLVLRHAPMHSSLQSAIAMTVMTVASAPLVLRDRLPVKATLRDWLGVAWLGVSDAANIALFFAAYQRTSVAIAVLTHYLTPIFVALSAPLLLAERLGRRTAAAVAVSFVGLVLLLAPWRDGFGARDLAGAALGAGSAVFYASNVLTNKRLNTVFSASEMMFYHGLIGVPLLWSFVPAGAVGAAPATSIGVALAASLGIGTFCGLAFTRALKRIRASHASVLTLLEPFVAVVCSVVVLGEPLHRGSVAGGLLILGGALAVVTAKHEDGVQSSPS, encoded by the coding sequence TTGCCAAATCGGAGTAGGTCGTTCGGCTACGCGCTCGTCGCGGTGGCGGCGACGGGGTGGGGGACGTGGCCGCTCGTCCTTCGCCACGCGCCGATGCACTCGTCCTTGCAGTCGGCGATCGCGATGACGGTGATGACAGTCGCGAGCGCGCCGCTCGTCTTGCGCGATCGCCTCCCGGTGAAGGCGACCCTTCGCGACTGGCTCGGCGTCGCCTGGCTCGGCGTCTCCGACGCCGCGAACATCGCGCTCTTCTTCGCGGCGTACCAGCGCACGAGCGTCGCGATCGCGGTGCTCACGCATTACCTCACTCCGATCTTCGTCGCGCTCTCCGCGCCGCTCCTGCTCGCGGAGCGGCTCGGGCGGCGGACCGCGGCCGCGGTCGCGGTCTCGTTCGTCGGGCTCGTCCTCCTCCTCGCGCCGTGGCGGGACGGCTTCGGCGCGCGCGACCTCGCCGGCGCCGCGCTCGGCGCGGGCAGCGCCGTGTTCTACGCGTCGAACGTGCTCACCAACAAGCGGCTCAACACCGTGTTCTCCGCGTCGGAGATGATGTTCTACCACGGGCTGATCGGCGTACCGCTCCTCTGGTCGTTCGTGCCGGCCGGCGCCGTTGGCGCGGCGCCGGCGACGTCGATCGGCGTCGCGCTCGCGGCCTCGCTCGGCATCGGGACGTTCTGCGGCCTCGCGTTCACGCGCGCGCTCAAGCGCATTCGCGCGAGCCACGCGTCGGTGCTCACGCTGCTGGAGCCGTTCGTCGCGGTCGTGTGCTCGGTCGTCGTGCTCGGCGAGCCGCTGCACCGCGGCTCGGTCGCGGGCGGCCTCCTCATCCTCGGCGGCGCCCTCGCGGTCGTCACCGCGAAGCACGAGGATGGAGTACAATCTTCCCCGTCTTGA
- a CDS encoding diguanylate cyclase produces the protein MLASVAPIAAGEILVVADEATRHAVVNGVSLLAMEAAHADSADKAAAIASEKAASLDCVLVDIALGLDAWEILSRLRIEPETSAIPVMMIMDRAPNDADLMKLLEAGVMDHVVKPLSTPLLCAKVRAVAERSKLQRELRNKLRVAIEYSALDALTGLYNRRYFERRLREESAHARRHKRPFSLVIVDIDHFKLVNDTYGHEDGDKVLRHVAELISGSLREDDIACRYGGEEFVLLLRATAGPAARVVANRLRASVTAKGIALGEKNEERHISFSGGVAAADERNNFDCEAILDRADKALYRAKRGGRNRVEME, from the coding sequence ATGCTCGCCTCCGTTGCGCCGATCGCGGCGGGCGAGATCCTCGTGGTGGCGGACGAGGCGACGCGGCACGCGGTCGTGAACGGCGTGAGCCTCCTCGCGATGGAGGCGGCGCACGCGGACAGCGCCGACAAGGCGGCCGCGATCGCCTCGGAGAAGGCGGCCTCGCTCGACTGCGTCCTCGTCGACATCGCGCTCGGCCTCGACGCGTGGGAGATCCTTTCCCGCTTGCGGATCGAGCCGGAGACCTCCGCGATCCCGGTCATGATGATCATGGACCGCGCCCCGAACGACGCCGACCTCATGAAGCTGCTCGAGGCCGGGGTGATGGATCACGTCGTGAAGCCGCTCTCGACGCCGCTCCTCTGCGCGAAGGTGCGCGCGGTCGCGGAGCGCTCGAAGTTGCAGCGGGAGCTCCGCAACAAGCTGCGGGTGGCGATCGAGTACTCCGCGCTCGACGCGCTCACGGGCCTCTACAACCGCCGCTACTTCGAGCGCCGCTTGCGCGAGGAGTCGGCCCACGCGCGCCGTCACAAGCGGCCCTTTTCGCTCGTCATCGTCGACATCGATCACTTCAAGCTCGTGAACGACACCTACGGGCACGAGGACGGCGACAAGGTGCTCCGCCACGTCGCGGAGCTCATCAGCGGCTCGCTCCGCGAGGACGACATCGCTTGCCGCTACGGCGGCGAGGAGTTCGTGCTCCTCCTGCGCGCGACGGCGGGGCCGGCCGCGCGCGTCGTCGCGAACCGCCTCCGCGCCTCCGTCACCGCGAAGGGGATCGCCCTCGGCGAGAAGAACGAGGAGCGGCACATCAGCTTCAGCGGCGGCGTCGCTGCGGCGGACGAGCGCAACAACTTCGACTGCGAAGCGATCCTCGACCGCGCCGACAAGGCCCTCTACCGCGCCAAACGCGGCGGCCGTAACCGCGTCGAGATGGAGTAG
- a CDS encoding response regulator: MMLIDDSATVRLEAARALSAAGFGVIEACDGIDGLEKLATSDEVKLIVCDVNMPRMNGIEFVEALSHTGALPPPVIMLTSEGHPDLVRTAKACGARGWMVKPFKPELLVAAARKITGTT; encoded by the coding sequence GTGATGCTCATCGACGACTCGGCGACGGTTCGGTTAGAGGCGGCGCGGGCGCTCTCGGCCGCGGGGTTCGGGGTCATCGAAGCGTGCGACGGGATCGACGGGCTCGAGAAGCTCGCGACCTCCGACGAGGTGAAGCTCATCGTGTGCGACGTGAACATGCCGCGCATGAACGGGATCGAGTTCGTCGAGGCGCTCTCGCACACCGGCGCCCTCCCGCCGCCGGTGATCATGCTGACGAGCGAGGGGCACCCCGACCTCGTCCGCACGGCGAAGGCCTGCGGCGCGCGCGGCTGGATGGTGAAGCCGTTCAAGCCCGAGCTCCTCGTCGCCGCCGCGCGGAAGATCACCGGCACGACCTGA
- a CDS encoding Hpt domain-containing protein — MKAGLHLQVLAVVALVAGALVLAFSVLHASRVATDDGHALERRAERYAAIAAREVGPAVARDDAGDARAVLEVIAADTELRWIAVQRADGSVLASRGAPAVSSARAARGPVVVEVAASGAAPRRPLLAAAFALAVAFTGVWLLGRLRPMLARRFAARSREIELLLANVAQGFVVVDAKGRMGAHRSAVMARWFGPIEEGAAIWSLFRREDPQRAAYFELAWEAIFDGFLPVEVALEQLPKRLRHGASTFELAVRPTGDGHALVVLTDVTEQIEQEDAEATRSDLVALCERALVDRAAVADFVLEASALVRAIEDARTLIDRRRAIHTLKGVAAQVGASSVAAACAVIEAGVLASDEAPRPADVARLALRWLALETRLRLLFANVPTATVHVERHDLDALVARIDAKASHAELAHRARLLRLEPMQLRVDRAKDAAVALARRLGKGVDVSGGAGALRCDSAAWTPFWSAFGHVVRNAVDHGIEATDARVRAGKPPRGRISVEVSRRDDHVVIEATDDGAGVDWPAVAKRAAERGLPHRTQRDLETAVFADGLSTMREAHEVSGHGVGLAAVRAVTEAMGGRVTIESRRGVGTTLRFVFPVATLGDAYRQAAPTALAA, encoded by the coding sequence GTGAAGGCCGGCCTCCACCTCCAGGTGCTCGCGGTCGTCGCGCTCGTCGCCGGTGCCCTCGTGCTCGCCTTCTCCGTCCTCCACGCGAGCCGCGTCGCGACGGACGACGGCCACGCGCTCGAGCGACGAGCCGAGCGCTACGCCGCGATCGCTGCGCGCGAGGTCGGGCCCGCCGTCGCGCGCGACGACGCCGGCGACGCGCGCGCCGTGCTCGAGGTGATCGCTGCGGACACGGAGCTTCGATGGATCGCGGTTCAGCGCGCGGACGGCTCCGTCCTCGCGAGCCGCGGCGCGCCAGCGGTCTCCTCCGCTCGCGCGGCGCGAGGACCCGTCGTCGTCGAGGTCGCGGCTTCGGGCGCCGCGCCGCGGCGGCCGCTCCTCGCCGCCGCGTTCGCCCTCGCGGTCGCGTTCACTGGCGTATGGCTGCTGGGTCGTCTTCGCCCGATGCTCGCGCGGCGCTTCGCGGCGCGGAGCCGCGAGATCGAGCTCCTCCTCGCGAACGTCGCGCAGGGCTTCGTCGTCGTCGACGCGAAGGGCCGCATGGGCGCGCACCGCTCCGCGGTCATGGCGCGCTGGTTCGGTCCGATCGAGGAGGGCGCCGCGATCTGGAGCCTCTTCCGGCGCGAGGATCCGCAGCGTGCGGCGTACTTCGAGCTCGCGTGGGAGGCGATCTTCGACGGCTTCCTCCCCGTCGAGGTCGCCCTCGAACAGCTCCCGAAGCGCCTCCGCCACGGCGCGTCGACGTTCGAGCTCGCGGTGCGTCCGACCGGCGACGGCCACGCGCTGGTCGTGCTCACCGACGTCACGGAGCAGATCGAACAAGAGGACGCGGAGGCGACGCGGAGCGATCTCGTCGCGCTGTGCGAGCGCGCGCTCGTCGACCGCGCCGCCGTCGCCGACTTCGTGCTGGAGGCGAGCGCGCTCGTCCGCGCGATCGAGGACGCGCGGACGCTCATCGATCGAAGGCGCGCGATCCACACGCTGAAGGGCGTCGCCGCGCAGGTCGGCGCGAGCTCCGTCGCCGCCGCGTGCGCCGTGATCGAGGCCGGGGTGCTCGCGTCGGACGAGGCGCCTCGTCCCGCCGACGTCGCGCGGCTCGCGCTTCGTTGGCTCGCGCTCGAGACGCGCCTCCGCCTCCTCTTCGCGAACGTCCCGACCGCGACGGTCCACGTCGAGCGCCACGACCTCGACGCGCTCGTCGCCCGCATCGACGCGAAGGCCTCGCACGCGGAGCTCGCGCATCGCGCGCGGCTCCTCCGGCTCGAGCCGATGCAGCTCCGCGTCGATCGCGCGAAGGACGCCGCGGTCGCGCTCGCGCGCCGGCTCGGGAAGGGCGTCGACGTGAGCGGCGGCGCCGGCGCGCTGCGCTGCGACTCCGCCGCGTGGACGCCGTTCTGGAGCGCCTTCGGTCACGTCGTCCGCAACGCGGTCGACCACGGCATCGAGGCGACGGACGCGCGCGTCCGCGCCGGCAAGCCGCCGCGCGGGCGGATCTCGGTCGAGGTGTCGCGGCGCGACGACCACGTCGTGATCGAGGCGACCGACGACGGCGCCGGCGTCGACTGGCCCGCGGTCGCGAAGCGCGCGGCGGAGCGAGGTCTCCCGCATCGGACCCAGCGTGACCTCGAGACCGCCGTCTTCGCCGACGGCCTCTCGACCATGCGCGAGGCGCACGAGGTCTCCGGCCACGGCGTCGGCCTCGCCGCGGTGCGGGCGGTGACGGAGGCGATGGGCGGTCGCGTCACGATCGAGAGCCGGCGCGGCGTGGGGACGACGCTCCGCTTCGTGTTCCCCGTCGCGACGCTCGGCGACGCGTACCGCCAGGCCGCGCCGACCGCGCTCGCCGCCTGA
- a CDS encoding GGDEF domain-containing response regulator: protein MTVASRRVVLIDPVTETRNVFAQRLRAHGYVVDDAADAVAGAEMSLADPPSAIVCDLWMPGVSGVQLCRLLSAEPGTEDVPIILRSEVDDPRSRFWSRHAGARALVMKGRMGELVRALDDVLEEEEESTPFFFRMSGGAHDIRDRIAENLDRALFASVVAAEVRSLAGSSALDRMFDSLSQLLTQLVDYRWVALTTTAPVYFAIHAHRRQAEAAEREAAKALAIAPETSRMVRIHDDDARDVDAAARTLVYDLTLGGSRLGRIAFGVPAGPSRIDKIAPLVAQELPAVVRLVLLVEESQRLATTDGLTGLMNRRAFVANLRREMDRAMRTGTATSVLLLDLDHFKAINDTHGHGAGDAVLVAVAQTLQRVSRTYDLVGRWGGEEFVIALPGTDEERALIVAERMRDAIEKLVVTNARGTPMPLSASIGAAELSPGPVGESLDSLVDRADRAMYSAKVGGRNRVCRAEKIQSATPVSFAANDAA from the coding sequence ATGACCGTCGCCTCCCGCCGCGTCGTCCTGATCGATCCCGTCACCGAGACTCGTAACGTGTTCGCGCAGCGCCTCCGCGCGCACGGCTACGTGGTGGACGACGCCGCCGACGCGGTCGCGGGCGCGGAGATGTCGCTCGCCGATCCGCCCTCCGCGATCGTCTGCGATCTCTGGATGCCGGGCGTGTCCGGCGTCCAGCTCTGCCGCCTGCTCTCCGCCGAGCCGGGGACCGAGGACGTCCCGATCATCCTGCGCTCGGAGGTCGACGATCCGCGCTCGCGTTTCTGGTCTCGCCACGCGGGGGCGCGCGCGCTCGTCATGAAGGGCCGCATGGGCGAGCTCGTCCGCGCGCTCGACGACGTCCTCGAGGAGGAGGAGGAGAGCACGCCGTTCTTCTTCCGCATGTCCGGCGGCGCGCACGACATCCGCGACCGCATCGCGGAGAACCTCGATCGCGCGCTCTTCGCCTCCGTCGTCGCGGCGGAGGTCCGCTCCCTCGCGGGATCGAGCGCGCTCGATCGGATGTTCGACTCGCTCTCCCAGCTCCTCACGCAGCTCGTCGACTATCGCTGGGTCGCGCTGACGACGACGGCGCCGGTGTACTTCGCGATCCACGCGCATCGACGGCAGGCCGAGGCGGCGGAGCGAGAAGCGGCCAAGGCGCTGGCGATCGCGCCCGAGACGTCGCGCATGGTCCGGATCCACGACGACGACGCGCGCGACGTCGACGCGGCCGCGCGCACGCTCGTCTACGACCTCACGCTCGGCGGGTCGCGCCTCGGCCGCATCGCGTTCGGCGTGCCGGCGGGGCCGTCGCGGATCGACAAGATCGCGCCGCTCGTCGCGCAGGAGCTCCCCGCGGTGGTGCGGCTCGTGCTCCTCGTCGAGGAGTCGCAGCGGCTCGCGACGACGGACGGCCTGACCGGCCTGATGAACCGTCGCGCGTTCGTCGCGAATCTCCGGCGCGAGATGGACCGCGCGATGCGGACCGGCACGGCGACGTCGGTCCTCCTCCTCGACCTCGATCACTTCAAGGCGATCAACGACACGCACGGACACGGCGCCGGCGACGCGGTCCTCGTCGCGGTGGCGCAGACGCTCCAGCGCGTGTCGCGGACGTACGACCTCGTCGGTCGCTGGGGCGGCGAGGAGTTCGTGATCGCGCTGCCGGGCACGGACGAGGAGCGCGCGCTCATCGTCGCCGAGCGCATGCGCGATGCGATCGAGAAGCTCGTCGTGACGAACGCGAGGGGGACGCCGATGCCGCTCAGCGCGTCGATCGGCGCCGCGGAGCTCTCGCCCGGGCCGGTCGGCGAGTCGCTCGACTCGCTCGTCGATCGCGCGGACCGTGCGATGTACAGCGCGAAGGTGGGCGGTCGCAACCGCGTCTGTCGCGCGGAGAAGATCCAAAGCGCCACGCCGGTGTCTTTCGCCGCGAACGACGCGGCCTGA